Proteins co-encoded in one Cinclus cinclus chromosome 17, bCinCin1.1, whole genome shotgun sequence genomic window:
- the PLA2G3 gene encoding group 3 secretory phospholipase A2: protein MSVRVVVVCAALCACARAWLGGAVCAREAAGAGGARYVAFLSTGSGPGPALVESVWAAPGHLRACWARRDPRLARAFRATCAHRPPAAPGAALRRALSALWRRRAACTDPVLPGAQRRRRRGWTLPGTLWCGAGDSAGNWSELGLFRGPDRCCREHDQCWAQITALQFNYGIRNYRLHTVSHCDCDARFRRCLLALNDTVSNIIGVTFFDLLEVPCFVLEESEECVQWHWWGGCERYGVVPLARMVQQNHYHPSLPVEEPLGKGRNFSRTGHKRLQQELRAKPGRHQARRPKAAQQPQGPGTPVSARYKAELTTRHPAVQWQLEPGRTTALPVSGQDRVGAEQAAAISARPQYGSIGSSPAAEQHGATPMPAVKGRRQQGQGRACRCSKHLAKCEHQIAPHEARYQLNNLDSQTLLHCNCTRRLARCLHRARDCSDMDVAVLADHITMDCFVLELPAACSPGRESQHSCTTVARAVLVAARPFKKILRHWGPLRLSFKAKRTHWKTQAKGGTFCEQCQHLVLEKTPGAWPHTVL from the exons ATGTCGGTGCGTGTGGTTGTGGTCTGCGCGGCGCTCTGCGCATGCGCGCGAGCTTGGCTTGGCGGAGCTGTGTGTGCGCGGGAGGCGGCGGGCGCGGGCGGTGCGCGCTACGTGGCGTTCCTGAGCACCGGATCCGGACCCGGACCCGCGCTGGTCGAGAGCGTCTGGGCTGCCCCCGGCCACCTCCGCGCCTGCTGGGCCCGCCGCGATCCGCGCCTCGCCCGCGCCTTCCGCGCCACCTGCGCGCaccgcccgcccgccgctcccgggGCCGCGCTGCGCCGAGCCCTATCCGCGCTGTGGCGTCGCCGCGCCGCCTGCACCGACCCCGTGCTCCCGGGAGCGCAACGCCGCCGCCGTCGGGGCTGGACGCTGCCAGGAACGCTGTGGTGTGGCGCGGGGGACTCGGCGGGGAACTGGAGCGAGCTGG GGCTGTTCCGTGGCCCCGACCGGTGCTGTCGGGAGCACGACCAGTGCTGGGCGCAGATTACGGCGCTGCAGTTTAACTACGGCATCCGCAACTATCGCCTGCACACCGTGTCCCACTGCGATTGTGACGCCAG GTTCCGGCGGTGCCTGCTTGCCCTCAACGATACCGTCTCCAACATCATCGGCGTCACATTCTTCGACCTGTTGGAGGTGCCGTGCTTTGTGCTGGAAGAGAGCGAGGAGTGTGTCCAGTGGCACTGGTGGGGTGG GTGCGAGCGTTACGGTGTAGTGCCTCTGGCTAGGATGGTGCAGCAGAATCACTACCACCCCAGCCTACCAGTGGAGGAGCCCCTGGGCAAGGGAAGGAATTTTTCTAGAACAGGGCATAAGCGGCTTCAACAGGAACTGAGGGCAAAGCCTGGGCGCCACCAGGCACGGAGACCTAAGGCAGCCCAGCAACCACAGGGCCCAGGTACTCCTGTGTCAGCCAGGTATAAGGCTGAGCTAACAACCAGGCATCCAGCAGTGCAATGGCAGCTAGAGCCTGGCCGTACAACAGCATTGCCAGTGTCAGGACAGGATCGGGTTGGAGCAGAGCAAGCAGCTGCAATCTCCGCACGCCCTCAGTATGGCAGCATTGGATCCAGCCCAGCCGCAGAGCAGCATGGAGCCACCCCCATGCCAGCTGTGAAGGGGCGGAGGCAGCAGG GCCAGGGCAGGGCGTGCCGGTGCAGCAAGCACCTGGCTAAGTGTGAGCATCAGATTGCACCCCATGAGGCAAGGTACCAGCTGAATAATCTGGACAGCCAGACACTCCTTCACTGCAACTGCACACGCAG ACTGGCACGGTGCCTCCACAGGGCAAGGGACTGCAGTGACATGGACGTGGCTGTCCTGGCTGACCACATCACCATGGACTGCtttgtgctggagctgcctgctgcctgcagcccaggcagggagTCACAGCACAG CTGTACCACAGTGGCCAGGGCTGTGCTTGTAGCTGCACGGCCATTCAAAAAGATTTTAAGACACTGGGGCCCTCTGCGTCTGAGCTTCAAGGCCAAGCGTACACACTGGAAGACACAGGCCAAGGGCGGCACCTTCTGTGAGCAGTGTCAGCATCTGGTCCTAGAGAAGACACCAGGTGCTTGGCCCCACACAGTGCTTTGA